Proteins from one Muntiacus reevesi chromosome X, mMunRee1.1, whole genome shotgun sequence genomic window:
- the LOC136154625 gene encoding melanoma-associated antigen 10-like has protein sequence MSERSKPEDDLQDAGEAHGPVEVPLLEAEVGDSAFHLATYALASSSANVEALPQEILDRMMANLMKFLLLKYRAKELTSQAEMLDTVLRDNQEHFPVVFSEVSECLQLVFGVDVKEVDPAEHTYILVPTLGLTCDEMLSDGEGLPRAGFLVLVLSVIMRFGDPAPEEAVWGALSRMGVYVGREHCIFGEPRELLTQVWVQEGYLSYQQVPDSHPARYEFLWGPRAYVETSKWHVMSFTLRVMERALGAFPFMPAEDSREEE, from the coding sequence ATGAGTGAGCGCAGCAAACCCGAGGATGACCTTCAGGACGCAGGCGAGGCCCATGGCCCTGTCGAGGTGCCACTCTTGGAGGCGGAGGTGGGGGATTCTGCATTCCACTTAGCCACCTATGCCCTAGCATCGTCCTCAGCTAATGTCGAGGCCTTGCCCCAAGAAATTCTGGATAGGATGATGGCTAACctgatgaagttcctgctcctCAAGTATCGAGCCAAGGAGCTGACCTCCCAGGCGGAAATGCTGGATACagtcctcagggataaccaggagcactTCCCGGTGGTCTTCAGTGAAGTTTCAGAGTGCCTTCAGCTGGTCTTTGGTGTGGATGTGAAGGAGGTGGACCCAGCGGAGCACACCTACATCTTGGTCCCCACCCTGGGTCTCACCTGTGATGAGATGCTGAGCGATGGGGAGGGCCTGCCCAGGGCCGGCTTCTTGGTGCTGGTCCTCAGTGTGATCATGCGGTTTGGAGACCCGGCCCCTGAGGAGGCAgtctggggagcactcagcaggatgggggtgtaTGTTGGGAGGGAGCACTGTatctttggggagcccagggagcttcTGACCCAAGTATGGGTGCAGGAGGGATACTTGAGTTAccagcaggtgcctgacagccaccctgctcgttatgagttcctgtggggtccccgggcgtatgtggagaccagcaagtggcacgTCATGTCATTTACGCTCAGGGTCATGGAAAGGGCTTTGGGGGCATTCCCATTCATGCCTGCAGAGGATTcgagggaggaggaatag